aaaGTGCATAGTACAAGCCCTTTACCCCAATCCAAGTACTCAGTAAAAGATTAACAGGAAACCCTGGATGGCACAGACATGATTTGTTTGGCATAATTTAGACATTTTAAACCAGCAATTAACATTTAGTACATCACGTgaccactttttctttttttgttgtttttgtatgttttttaaacaaagtgaTCTTCAGACACAGTAACAAACACACATGATTCTTCATTtaagaatataatatattaagAGACTAAGCCTACTATTGCAATAACAAAGATTTAATCCATTAACTGTAAACTCTCTTCATTGCTTCTTCAGGTTGCTAGAATTCCTGTCTCAAGAATTCACCTGGCAATGTTTTAGAACGAATCTGATTAGTGAAAGTCTTGCAATATTTAATCTCTTTCAAAGTTCCTTCTAAAATGTGACCTATATAAATTCCACATAAACACGATGGTACACTTTCAATTCACTAATCACAAAAAGACACTAAAAGTAACCTTGTGATAGATTGTGACTGATAAGTTACTTTAGAGAATCTTTGCAAGTTTAAAAATATGACTTGCTAAATGTGGGATCATGGCCTAGTACATCATAAAACATTTTACCACAAAACATTTCCAACTTTGCTTTTCCCATACATAAAGCCAAAAGCACTGTTCtgcataaataaaactaattatgtGGTAATGAACAAAATGATCTTTTAACAATGAACTATTTGCAGTGTTTAAGTCCACTGGTGATTTTAAAAGATGGGGccctaatctttttttcttccagagtattcaaaaagtttctattttagaaaaaaaggatTGTAGTGATGGTCTTAAGCTAATGCTTATAAGGCAAATGACTTACTAGTTTGTTCAATAAAAAGGCATCAATCATGCAGAAGCTTTAAGGGTTATGTTTTTGCATTGTAAATTACTATTGTAAGAACAGACTGTATATCTTGCCCTATTACAGGTGCTGAAGAATTTTACAAGCAattaattagaattaatactctgtgGAGATAAGAACTGCTGTTATTAATCTGTAGATAAGTAACCTGATacgaagaaaaagaaaaaaaaaaacaaaaatcttgctTCATATCAGGTATCAAATAAATGGCAGCAATGGGAGTACAAGCCCTACATTTTCAGAATAGAAACAGGATTTCCAGGGCCCAGCCTGACACTACACCACTCTGCTACCACGTTACTTAAAACTGTTCCAAATAACAGCCAACTCTCAATGACTTGTGTGCTGCTGGAATAGTGTAGGATTACACGGCCACTTGGAGGATGTGGAGAACGTGAAGGAGGGGAGCAGAGGAAGAGGCCCCAACTTTCATCTTAGAAGTCTGTTACCCTGGCAATTTCTGCAAGTTTAGAGCTGGGAAAGCAGAGGCTGATTGTCAGGGGATCACAGCAGAGGGAAACTTTTATTTTGGAGGATTAAAGCTTGTAGTATTTGACTTCCTGTGACATGCTACTCTATTAGCACAGTAATTAAGAGTTGGTTGTATTTTTTCACCAAGTTGGTCAGAAAATTTGAGTTGTACAAGAAAGATTGTAAGTTAGGAATATCAGATTgtatatctaaaaaaaaatgatgacctTACGTAGTGTAGATGAATtagaatgcaattttaaaaaatacttctttaAGTGCCACAAGACTATATCAGAGACTATGTTACACAGTGCAGTGATATAATGATGTACAAGGGCAAGATCTATAGAATGAGATTCTATGTTGATTTTgcttttatgatgaaaaaatgtcataTGTTGGATAGAAGTGTACTTTCCTGGTCCCCATAAATTGTTCTCACTAGGAAAAATTCCATAACCAAGTAGGTcctgtacatatttttttttttacattttttgctcattttccaaattgaccaagaaaaatatataaacgtttatttttttgtacatttcaaAAATGTTCTTAATGTCCACAAAGCATCCCTGGCCCATTAGTTAAAATAGGACTCACACGGTAAGGGGAGAGAATAAGCATCTCTCATTCTTCCCCATCTGCCATGTCTTTCCCTGGAACCAACAAAAAATTCGTGAAGATTTGTTAAAATGTTAGAAAGGcatcaaaatgaaaacaattttcaaagaggacaaaGAATTAACAAGTAAAATCATATCTGGAAATCAGTGGCCAAAGAGGCACTCAAAAGTTTTAAAGTTATACTCACAGAAAGGAAAACCAGTAATCCAAGTTTTAGTTCTAAAAACCTGGAGCCAATAAGTCAataggtatttttaatttgtataggTTTTCATCATAAACAATAAATTATagtttaaattaaaatgatatagatTACTCCCAGTATAGTCAGGATTTGTTAAATTTTCTCTATTTATGAACTTTTTAAGTCTAGCTAGTACTCAGTGgcttacaaatattttatataacgAACAGTTAATATGTACTTTGTCAGTCACTTGCATTTATTGaccttttaatataaaataatttcatggaaGGTAGAAGTTTTGTAAACAACcatataatttcttctttcttttccaagcATACAAGTCAGGTCTAATGGGCTTTTGCCACCAATTGTAAAAATTCAATCAGATTTTAAAAGTCTGGAGGATAGGGATAAGATCACCTTCCACAGAGTGTCTATCAGGTTGAGTATAAATACAGTGTGGTTCTAAATTTCCCAGATGAGTTCAAATAACGTTAAAAGAATACcttaatgccaaaaaaaaatcaatcctacAAAAACTATCAAAATCATTTCATAGTTTAAATGCAGAGATTGCAATTCTCCTTCAATCAGGCCAGAAATTATCACACGCAAGAAAAGCATAACCATTACAAAGAGAATAAGTGGAATGTTTAAGGTCAAGAAACCCCAGAATCCCATGtgactcctttaaaaaaaatcatttactcAAATATAATCTAAATAGGAATGGTGGCAACATGGGAAACAAAAAATTAGATCACAGTAAAATTTCTAGTAGCTCATGAAAACAATACCATCCTATGCTGTAAATGCAAAGGGAAAAATAGTACTAATTGGGTTAAGAGTACTCTGGTCGTTTTCTTTCATTTGGTCGTGCAAGGTGTTAAGCTGTTTTCATTTTCTATGATATAAAGTCTAGTCCACAGGAGGAGCTGGTGGGTCTTGTCCCtggcaacaagaaaaaaaatccaaaagataatgaaaattaaCTTTTTCAGAAACTACAGGACAGCAATTCTAATATAAAAGAGAGAATTAACTGACAAGAAATATGATTACTTTCCCAAATAACAAATACACTTTTGTTTTTCAATCTTAACAATACTAGATGGGGAAATAAGGCCATTCGTATTGGCCATTAAACATTACTACATGTTGAGGGGCTAGGGAAAATAAGCAGAATAAtgtaatgttaatttttttattaatgctAGAAGAAAAGGTTCCAAAGAAAGGAATTATTtgagcaaaatggaaaaaattgaatcaaatttGAATATTGACTGACATGATACTTACATCTTGAAAAAGTTAAGAGTTTTGAAGCTTTTACTTTTACTGCTtagttggcaaaaaaaaaatgggcacACTGATAAAGTAAGTTTTCTTAATGTTGGTAAGACAAATAGaacattaagaaaaattattaagggggcagctgggtagctcagtggattgagagtcaggcctagagacgggaggtcctgggttcaaatctggcctcagacacttcccagctgtgtgaccctgggcaagtcacttgtctgaccattgcctagcccttaccactcttctgccttggagccaatacacagtattgactccaagacagaaggtaagggtttaaaaaaaaagaaaaattattaagagataaatctcatttttatgtgtgatttagatatttttattttaatatatgtgaaTACAGATATTATATAGCCTTCCCACCTCCCTACCCTCCCAAAGAATAATCACCGCCATCACCCAGTGATGACTATCCATAACACTTACATTATGTGGCCTGGTTGGTTTTCCAGCTATGATGGATCCTCTCAGATTAAAAGGTCTCATTAGGAACAAGATCATTGCAATAGTCACCCAGAACATTATTatcatggggaaactgaggccagggtcAATAGAAGAATTAGGTCCTGgtactaaaacaaacaaaaagtttatttgaaaaggaatgaaatctttgatgtaaaatttatattttgtgtAAATACAAATGGTGTACTATCAGAaatctatatttaaaattaatattacacATAGAAAATAATTATGGAACAGAAAAAAGGTTCCatgtttaataaaaatagaaaacaattcaAAGGtcatgattaataataataagaataaaagtaattattatcatctttaaagttgcaaaacactttacaaatattatctcactttatacTAACCACCACCCTGGGTGGTAGTTGCTATTATGATTCTTATTTAAAAAGTGAGAGGTATTAAGTGTCTTACACCTAGGAGTCACCCAACTATTAtgtatctgaggttgaatttgaattccaCTCTGCCTGACTCCAGCTCTAGTACACTTTAGACAGTACACCACCTAGTGTAGTCTTctagaggaaaacaaaattatgGTTTGAGAAAGACTATAATTACTGAAGATCAAATATCATAAAGGATAGGTCAAAAgatctttgtaattttgttctAAACTAAATAGAGAAAAAGTCTATCTTTCCACAAcagaaaagtttttatttaattcaaaagTCTGTGaaaaatggggcagctgggtggctcagtgtgttgagagctaggcctagagacgagaggtcctaggttcaaatctgacctcagacacatcccagctgtgtgaccctgggcaagtcacttaacccccactgcctagcccttactgctcttctgccttggaaccaatacacagcattgttttttaattcttaccttccatcttggaatcaaacaaaaaactttgaaaagTACTTGACTGCTTTTAACCAACACAGAATAATTTATGGTAAggaatggaaatattttaaaattgctttgtaaaatctaattttaaagcATATTATGTGACCAAATAGCCCTAGAAGAGTTGCAAAAATGTACCTCTCTGAATTCACTGCAGAGGTGCTGGTTGCTTTTGCtaaattgttttttccttttttaaaaaaattttttccccaaaaaaagaaagttcacTATGGTAACAGAGATATATGTAAtagagatttaaattttgttaaattcagaattttaaaaaaattgatttttaaaaaatgaacaaaccaaattgaaaaaaattcaaaagatcaACTAATTATATGAAGCAGATAGCAAGCTCATCAATATAAAGACTCTACACCATCCTCTcaaaatatattgtttttctaatctttcttctcTTACAGTTACAACTTCCAGAAAAAGTGGTCTTTattccttattcccttttcttaCCACCCCCCTTCCTTGGTAATGggattaaaatgcatttttaatgaagaatttaaaaaatagaaacaaacccCATAGCATCCCATTTATTGTTATAACATAAAAGAtcaaaataacatgaaaaaaattgcaaTCCAGTGTGTATAGCCATATCATTTATATAGAAACCCCAACCATAACCATTTGATCCTTTATGCTAGCCCTTATTGTCTACATGCCTGGCCATTGTCTTTCCCCTTCTGAAGTTCCTAAGAAATCTCGTACAACATCTCCTCTGGATTTTTTCccagattatatgttgatacaattttcaataatcgttttctgatattttgtgacccatgttctctctcccttccccaagacagcagaCAATATGATAGAGGTTGCACATGTGTCGTCATACAATACAGATTTCCACATTCACCTtactgtgaaagaaaacacatctcGCTTACATTACAGGACAATTCATGGagggaataaagtgaagaatggcattctTCAATTGGcattcagactttatcagttccttctatggcctttttcatcatgagtgatCTCGGAGTTGTCGGGGCTCCTTGTCTTGTTtgtaatagctaagtcattcacagacgATCATCATACATTGCTCCCgttactgtgtacaacgttctccctGGTTGAGATCACATGACTTTGCATCACATCATCTAAGATTGTCCAAGTgtttttatgatcatcttgtttgtcatttcttatggcacaacagtatcCCATTATAAtcaaataccacaacttgttcagccattccctacctgatgggcatcccttcagtttccagttctttgtaccacaaaaaaagagctgctataaatattcgtACAGATAGGGTCCTATTCTCCTAACTCTGATctttttaggatacagacctactagaggtattgctgggtcaaaggtatatcgttttatggccctttgggcatggttccaaattgttctccagaatggttatattacagtgtcccaatttttccacattccctccagcatttattccccccccccttttttaatcatattagccagtctgacaaatgtgaggtggtatctcagagttgctttaatttgtatttctctattaaTAGTGATATGGGGCACTTTCATATGGCTAAAGataagttttaatttcttcatctgagaattgcctgtttatcttttgaccacttatcaatcaGGGAATGCCTCTCACTGACTTTAACCCTAGCTTCCAATCTCATCTTTCAACTTAAGCTATTTTCTCAATTTGGAGGAGCTAAAGGAAAAGATGGCAACTAGGTAgtccagtgaatagagcaccagggctggagtcaggaaaacttgagttcaaatctggcctcaaacataaccttgggcaaatcacttaacctcatttgcctcagttcctcatctttaaaatgagctggagaaggaaatggcaagccactctagtatctttgccaagaaaaccttgaatggggtcacaaagagtcagacatgactgaaaaacaaacacaATGATGAATTGGAGCTATCCAGCCATCCTGGAAAGCAATTATTTGGTAATTGTTCTCTAAAAGTTATACTCAGCAAGTTTGACCCAACAACATCTATTAGGTCTATACCCCAGAAATCAAACATAAAGGCcacatatgtataaaaatatttatagcagctttttgtgggaaagaattagaaatcatgaGTGAAGGTCAattccgagggacttatgagaaagaatgctatccacatcaaagAATTGTAAGAGTAGAAACACCAAATCATATCATTCATCACGCATTTATATGggaatatgatttggggttttggttttaaaagattactttattataaaaatgaataatatagaaataggtataatacatgtataacccagtggaattgcttgtcagctctgggagtggggaggaaaaaggggaaagagagagcatgaatcatataaccatggaaaaatattcaaaagtaaataaattaataaaaaagaaagaaattatgagtgtacctatcaactggggaatggctgaacaaatgatgaTATCTGAATGTAATGCTGTACTTAgtcataagaaatggtgaaagggataggttcagaaaaacctgggaagacttataaaAACTGATACATGCTGAAGTGAGAAAGACCTGAAGAATAATTTCTTTGAGCAATAACACtgtaaatacaaataattttggAAGACAAGAtctctgatcaatgtaatgatcaaccatgattccagagaacaGATGAATGCTACCCACTTCCTGATAGAGAAGTGATGGATACAGAAGGCAGAACAAAGAGTCGAGAGAACCCAGGCTTAAATATGATCTAGacacttaggcaagtcacttaacactgattgcctagcccttgccactcttctgtcttagaaccaatattaagacagaaggtatggttttttaaa
This DNA window, taken from Monodelphis domestica isolate mMonDom1 chromosome 6, mMonDom1.pri, whole genome shotgun sequence, encodes the following:
- the SMIM14 gene encoding small integral membrane protein 14; the encoded protein is MAEGGFDPCECVCSHEHAMRRLINLLRQSQSYCTDTECLQELPGPNSSIDPGLSFPMIIMFWVTIAMILFLMRPFNLRGSIIAGKPTRPHNGQDPPAPPVD